A window of Novosphingobium sp. G106 contains these coding sequences:
- a CDS encoding universal stress protein: MTYATLMVHLELGKPNADLLQITANLAQRFQASVIGIAACQPIQYVYGDGFISGQVMEQNRDEIQREADAAETEFRAVLGGRVSGLDWRFAITGASIADYIGEEARSADLLITKPDRGGSMLDRTRNVDMGDLIIRAGRPVLLVPAGATRLTPDRVMIAWKDSREARRATLDALPFLEMASRVTLVEIAAEDEMAGAGKRLDDVSSWLKRHGIAAEPFVVRATGDDASAIEAVAREQSADVIVAGAYGHSRLREWVLGGVTADLLLASNRCALLAH; this comes from the coding sequence ATGACCTATGCTACGCTGATGGTCCACCTCGAACTCGGCAAGCCGAACGCCGATCTACTCCAGATTACGGCCAACCTCGCCCAGCGATTTCAAGCGAGCGTGATCGGCATCGCGGCATGCCAGCCAATCCAGTATGTCTATGGCGACGGCTTCATTTCCGGCCAGGTGATGGAACAGAATCGCGATGAGATTCAACGGGAGGCCGACGCCGCCGAAACGGAATTCCGGGCGGTGCTCGGCGGCAGAGTCTCCGGTCTCGACTGGCGATTTGCGATCACCGGGGCATCGATTGCCGACTATATCGGCGAAGAGGCCCGCAGCGCGGATCTTCTGATCACCAAACCGGATCGGGGCGGCTCGATGCTCGACCGTACGCGCAACGTCGACATGGGCGATCTGATCATCCGCGCCGGCCGGCCCGTTCTTCTCGTCCCTGCCGGCGCGACCAGACTGACGCCTGACCGCGTTATGATCGCATGGAAAGATAGCCGCGAGGCGAGGCGGGCTACGCTCGACGCCCTGCCCTTCCTTGAAATGGCATCGCGTGTCACGCTCGTCGAGATCGCCGCGGAAGATGAGATGGCGGGGGCGGGCAAGCGGCTCGATGATGTCTCCAGCTGGCTCAAGCGCCATGGTATCGCGGCCGAACCGTTCGTGGTGCGTGCCACAGGTGATGATGCGTCCGCGATCGAAGCAGTTGCGCGGGAGCAGTCCGCCGACGTGATCGTTGCCGGCGCCTACGGCCATAGCCGGCTGCGCGAATGGGTGTTGGGCGGAGTGACCGCCGATCTCCTTCTCGCTTCCAACCGGTGCGCGCTCCTCGCCCATTGA
- a CDS encoding alcohol dehydrogenase catalytic domain-containing protein has product MQAMVLKELGRPLVWTDLPDRSPGPGEIRVKVSACAVCRTDLHVVDGDLPNPVLPVIPGHEIVGRIDALGEGVEGLQLGERVGIPWLGHSCGACSYCAAGRENLCDHPLFTGFTRDGGFATAAIADARYAFPLGENGDDVSLAPLLCAGLIGWRSLVMAGEGHRVGLYGFGAAAHIVAQVAGWQGRSVFAFTRPGDVTTQGFARSLGVTWAGGSDEQPPQPLDAAIIYATSGELVPAALRALRKGGRVVCAGIHMSEIPGFPL; this is encoded by the coding sequence ATGCAGGCAATGGTGCTGAAAGAGCTCGGCCGCCCCCTTGTCTGGACGGACCTTCCGGACCGCTCGCCGGGACCGGGAGAGATTCGTGTCAAAGTGTCGGCATGCGCCGTCTGCCGGACCGATCTCCACGTAGTCGACGGCGATCTACCCAACCCCGTCCTTCCCGTCATTCCTGGTCACGAAATTGTCGGCCGGATCGATGCGCTCGGTGAGGGCGTGGAGGGTTTGCAGTTGGGAGAGCGGGTCGGTATCCCCTGGCTTGGCCATAGTTGCGGAGCCTGTTCCTATTGTGCGGCGGGGCGCGAAAACCTTTGCGACCACCCCCTCTTCACCGGTTTCACGCGCGATGGCGGCTTTGCGACGGCCGCGATCGCCGACGCGCGCTACGCGTTTCCACTCGGCGAGAACGGCGACGATGTGTCATTGGCCCCTCTTCTCTGCGCCGGCCTGATCGGCTGGCGCTCGCTGGTCATGGCCGGCGAAGGTCATCGTGTCGGGCTCTACGGCTTTGGCGCTGCCGCGCACATCGTCGCACAGGTGGCAGGATGGCAAGGCCGATCCGTTTTTGCGTTCACCCGCCCCGGCGATGTCACCACGCAGGGCTTCGCCCGATCCCTCGGCGTCACCTGGGCTGGCGGCTCAGACGAACAGCCGCCCCAGCCGCTCGATGCGGCCATCATCTATGCAACCTCGGGCGAACTCGTCCCCGCTGCCCTACGAGCCCTCCGCAAAGGAGGGCGCGTCGTCTGCGCCGGCATCCACATGAGCGAAATTCCAGGCTTCCCCCTATGA
- a CDS encoding BON domain-containing protein — protein MHALHRSWFFDPKTVSVSAHDGKVVLAGTVTSPHDRQVAAATAWAAPGVTDVRNEITVA, from the coding sequence ATGCATGCGCTGCATCGATCGTGGTTCTTCGATCCAAAGACGGTCTCGGTGAGCGCCCACGATGGCAAGGTCGTTCTGGCGGGTACGGTCACATCGCCCCATGACAGGCAGGTGGCTGCTGCAACCGCCTGGGCCGCGCCTGGCGTGACCGATGTGCGCAACGAAATCACGGTCGCTTAA
- the pcaF gene encoding 3-oxoadipyl-CoA thiolase: MTDAFICDAVRTPIGRYGGILAGVRADDLGALPIAQLLARNPGLDPAAIEEVFYGCANQSGEDNRNVARMSLLLAGLPSSVPGVTLNRLCASGLEAVGAAARAIRTGEMSLAIAGGVESMTRAPYVMGKAGAAFGRGQTLEDTTMGWRFVNPRLAKLYGVEAMPRTGENVAEDYKISRLDQDAFAARSQHRAVVAQGNGFFSSEIIPVTVPGRKKGETMEVSVDEHPRADTTADLLATLKPLFGPEGTVTAGNASGINDGAAAMIIASEAAAKYYGLVPRARILGMAAAGVEPRVMGIGPVAATRKLMTRLGLEIVDFDAIELNEAFASQSLAVLRELGLPDDAPHVNANGGAIALGHPLGMSGARLALTLTHQLEKHGGKLGLATLCIGVGMGLALAVERV; encoded by the coding sequence ATGACTGACGCTTTCATCTGCGATGCCGTTCGCACGCCGATCGGCCGCTATGGCGGGATACTTGCCGGTGTTCGGGCCGACGATCTGGGAGCGCTGCCGATCGCGCAACTGCTGGCGCGCAATCCCGGCCTCGATCCGGCCGCGATCGAAGAGGTGTTCTACGGTTGCGCCAACCAGTCGGGCGAGGACAATCGCAATGTCGCTCGGATGAGCCTGCTGCTCGCCGGGCTGCCGTCATCCGTGCCCGGGGTGACGCTAAACCGGCTATGTGCCTCCGGCCTGGAGGCGGTCGGCGCCGCGGCGCGCGCGATCCGCACGGGTGAGATGTCTCTGGCGATCGCAGGCGGCGTCGAATCGATGACGCGCGCGCCCTATGTCATGGGTAAGGCTGGCGCCGCCTTCGGGCGGGGGCAGACGCTTGAGGACACCACCATGGGGTGGCGTTTCGTCAATCCAAGGCTGGCGAAGCTTTACGGTGTCGAGGCAATGCCCCGGACCGGCGAGAATGTGGCCGAAGATTACAAGATATCCCGCCTCGACCAGGATGCTTTTGCCGCGCGCAGCCAGCACCGCGCTGTGGTCGCGCAAGGCAATGGCTTCTTCTCTTCGGAGATCATTCCCGTCACCGTGCCAGGTCGCAAGAAAGGCGAGACGATGGAGGTGTCGGTGGATGAGCATCCCCGCGCCGACACGACGGCAGATCTGCTCGCGACCCTGAAACCCTTGTTCGGGCCCGAGGGTACGGTCACCGCCGGCAATGCGTCGGGGATCAATGATGGCGCCGCCGCCATGATCATCGCCAGCGAGGCGGCAGCGAAATATTACGGCCTTGTCCCGCGCGCCCGCATCCTCGGCATGGCGGCGGCGGGCGTGGAACCGAGGGTGATGGGGATCGGCCCGGTAGCGGCAACGCGCAAACTGATGACACGCCTCGGACTGGAGATCGTTGATTTTGACGCGATCGAGCTCAACGAGGCGTTCGCCAGCCAGTCGCTTGCGGTGTTGCGTGAACTCGGTCTCCCCGATGACGCTCCGCATGTGAACGCCAATGGCGGCGCGATCGCGCTGGGCCATCCGCTCGGCATGAGCGGTGCGCGCCTGGCTCTCACGCTCACCCATCAATTGGAGAAGCACGGCGGCAAACTCGGTCTCGCCACCCTGTGCATCGGAGTGGGGATGGGGCTGGCTCTGGCTGTCGAGCGCGTATGA
- a CDS encoding 3-oxoacid CoA-transferase subunit B, with amino-acid sequence MNRMNREDMARRVARDIAEGAYVNLGIGLPTRVADYLPADKEIFLQSENGLLGMGPAPAPGDEDPELINAGKQPVTLLPGGCFFHHADSFAMMRGGHLDICVLGAFQVGVNGDLANWHTGAPDAVPAVGGAMDLAIGAKQVFVMMELLTKSGTSKLVNACTYPLTGLGCVSRVYTDLAVFDVGPSGAAVVEMVDGLTLEALRGLTGLQIDMAATPAAV; translated from the coding sequence ATGAACCGCATGAATCGTGAGGACATGGCCCGGCGGGTCGCCCGTGACATAGCCGAGGGCGCCTATGTCAATCTGGGCATCGGCCTGCCGACCCGGGTCGCCGACTATCTCCCCGCCGACAAGGAGATATTCCTGCAGAGCGAGAACGGGCTGCTTGGCATGGGTCCGGCGCCTGCACCGGGAGACGAAGATCCGGAGCTGATCAACGCGGGCAAGCAGCCGGTGACGCTGCTGCCGGGAGGCTGTTTCTTCCACCATGCCGACAGCTTTGCGATGATGCGCGGCGGCCATCTCGACATCTGCGTGCTGGGTGCCTTTCAGGTCGGCGTGAATGGCGATCTCGCCAACTGGCACACCGGTGCGCCCGATGCCGTCCCGGCGGTCGGCGGGGCGATGGATCTCGCTATCGGCGCCAAGCAGGTGTTCGTGATGATGGAGCTGCTCACCAAGTCGGGCACGAGCAAGCTGGTGAACGCCTGTACCTATCCGCTCACCGGGCTTGGCTGCGTATCGCGCGTCTACACCGATCTCGCCGTCTTCGACGTGGGCCCCTCGGGGGCGGCCGTAGTCGAGATGGTAGATGGGCTCACGCTCGAGGCGTTGCGCGGTCTGACAGGCCTCCAGATAGATATGGCCGCGACGCCGGCCGCCGTCTGA